A section of the Bacillus pumilus genome encodes:
- a CDS encoding PH domain-containing protein: protein MGIFSVSKQNDKKFESLLIEGERIEAVYRLRHDQICFTNKRLIFGDNRVFSKKKVRVSLPYRSIESFAIQEAGVFDQDTGMLLVTSSKVFELDFSKETDLNDVQAILTKHLC from the coding sequence GTGGGTATTTTTTCTGTCAGTAAACAAAATGATAAGAAATTCGAATCCTTACTAATTGAAGGGGAAAGAATTGAAGCTGTTTACAGACTGCGTCACGACCAAATTTGTTTCACCAATAAACGACTGATCTTTGGCGATAACCGCGTATTTTCTAAAAAGAAAGTCAGGGTCTCCTTGCCGTATCGATCAATTGAAAGTTTTGCCATTCAAGAAGCTGGCGTGTTTGATCAGGACACAGGTATGTTGCTTGTCACAAGCTCAAAAGTATTTGAACTCGATTTTTCGAAAGAGACGGATTTGAATGATGTGCAAGCCATTTTAACAAAACATCTCTGCTGA
- a CDS encoding DUF4025 domain-containing protein: protein MKKKQTDEQNQQNAWHDNEDADMAITLEQISDVYAEGTIETPKDE from the coding sequence ATGAAAAAGAAGCAAACAGATGAGCAGAATCAACAAAATGCTTGGCATGATAACGAAGATGCTGATATGGCGATTACACTTGAGCAGATTTCCGATGTGTATGCAGAGGGAACTATTGAAACACCAAAAGACGAATAG
- a CDS encoding DUF6501 family protein, translating to MIHQNWQTAQTLKQVKCIHTNAKKYMVDRALTVGSTYEVKNETEEFLFVVDNTGKVGGYYKEYFEDISAE from the coding sequence ATGATCCATCAAAACTGGCAAACGGCTCAAACGTTAAAACAAGTAAAATGTATACATACGAATGCGAAAAAATATATGGTCGACCGTGCACTAACCGTTGGCAGCACATATGAAGTGAAAAATGAAACAGAAGAATTCCTGTTTGTCGTTGATAATACAGGTAAAGTCGGCGGGTATTATAAAGAGTATTTCGAAGACATTTCTGCTGAATGA